In the Hordeum vulgare subsp. vulgare chromosome 7H, MorexV3_pseudomolecules_assembly, whole genome shotgun sequence genome, one interval contains:
- the LOC123411468 gene encoding MA3 DOMAIN-CONTAINING TRANSLATION REGULATORY FACTOR 1-like, protein MASPRNEGGFLTQEQREKLRIAVQNAETLSLTSPRSPTGSTTSALLQQYELHQQQVRAAAAAARGGGGGGGGGGGARHARRSHSGKAVKLKKDGAGGKGTWGRLIDADTATFLDRNDPNYDSDEEPYELIEAPATTPLEDYKKSLVMIIEEYFSTGDVKQTGSDLKELGYDDFHRYFVKKLVSMAMDRHDKEKEMVSVLLSCLYGDGLSSTQIKLGFVMLLQAVDDLAVDIPDAVDVLALFIARAVVDDILPPAFLNKAKGSLTEASKGMQVLQIAAKSYLSAPHHAELLERRWGGSTHITVEEVKRRITDLLKEYIKNGDTAEACRCIRELAVPFFHHEVVKRAVTLGMESPAAETLIAKLLKEASEEGLISSSQMAKGFSRIVESLDDLSLDIPSAKSQFQTLVSKAVSEGWLDSSYEPSGANGNVQDDDHEKLRKYKREAVSMIHEYFLSDDIAELIRTLEELGLPEYNPVFIKKLITIAMDRKNREKEMASVLLSSLSMELFSSEDIVKGFIMLLESAEDTALDILDASDELGLFLARAVIDDVLAPLNLDEIGSILPANCSGAETLNMARSLASARHAGERLLRCWGGGTGWAVEDAKDKITKLLEEYESGGDVGEACKCIREMGMPFFNHEVVKKALVMAMEKKKEGTLALLHECFGEGIITINQMTKGFSRVRDGLDDLALDIPDARDKFLSYVENGKKNGWLVPSFGVAAST, encoded by the exons ATGGCGTCGCCGAGGAACGAAGGCGGGTTCCTGACGCAGGAGCAGCGGGAGAAGCTGCGGATCGCGGTGCAGAACGCCGAGACGCTCTCGCTCACATCGCCGCGCTCGCCCACGGGGAGCACCACCTCCGCGCTACTGCAGCAGTACGAGCTGCACCAGCAGCAggtgcgcgccgccgccgccgccgcgagggGAGGCGGGGGCGGGGGTGGAGGCGGAGGTGGGGCGAGGCACGCGCGACGGTCGCATTCCGGGAAGGCCGTCAAGCTTAAGAAAG ATGGTGCTGGTGGCAAAGGCACCTGGGGAAGACTTATTGACGCTGATACAGCGACATTCCTTGACCGAAATGATCCAAACTATGATAGTGACGAG GAGCCATATGAATTAATTGAAGCCCCTGCTACAACCCCACTAGAGgactacaagaaatctcttgtcatGATCATTGAGGAATATTTCAGCACTGGTGATGTTAAGCAAACAGGTTCTGATCTTAAAGAGCTGGGTTATGATGACTTCCACCGCTACTTTGTGAAGAAGCTTGTTTCGATGGCAATGGACAGGCATGACAAGGAGAAAGAGATGGTGTCAGTGCTGTTATCATGTCTGTATGGTGATGGGCTCAGTTCAACTCAAATCAAACTAGGGTTTGTGATGCTGCTACAGGCTGTTGATGATTTGGCCGTTGACATACCTGATGCTGTTGATGTCCTTGCTCTTTTCATTGCACGAGCAGTTGTAGATGACATTCTTCCGCCTGCTTTTCTCAACAAGGCAAAAGGAAGCTTGACAGAGGCTTCAAAGGGAATGCAAGTTCTACAAATTGCAGCGAAGAGCTATCTTTCAGCGCCCCACCATGCAGAGTTACTTGAGCGACGATGGGGTGGTTCAACTCACATCACAGTGGAGGAGGTAAAGAGGAGGATTACTGATCTTCTAAAGGAATATATCAAGAATGGTGATACAGCTGAGGCGTGTAGGTGCATAAGAGAGTTGGCCGTGCCATTTTTCCACCATGAGGTTGTGAAACGAGCTGTCACTCTTGGAATGGAAAGTCCAGCTGCAGAAACTCTTATTGCCAAGCTTCTGAAGGAAGCATCTGAAGAAGGTTTGATAAGCTCTAGTCAGATGGCGAAGGGATTCTCCCGTATTGTTGAGAGTCTTGATGATCTCTCCCTTGATATACCATCCGCAAAATCTCAATTCCAGACATTGGTATCGAAAGCAGTTTCTGAGGGTTGGCTTGACTCTTCGTATGAACCATCAGGTGCCAATGGCAATGTCCAAGATGATGACCATgagaagctgaggaagtacaagaGGGAGGCTGTGTCTATGATACATGAGTACTTCCTTTCTGATGATATAGCAGAGCTTATTCGCACACTTGAAGAGCTTGGTTTACCAGAGTACAACCCGGTCTTTATCAAGAAATTGATAACAATTGCCATGGACCGCAAGAACAGGGAGAAAGAGATGGCATCAGTTCTCCTATCCTCATTAAGCATGGAGCTATTCTCTAGTGAAGACATTGTCAAGGGATTCATAATGCTTCTCGAATCTGCAGAAGATACTGCACTGGACATATTGGATGCCTCAGATGAGCTGGGACTGTTCCTAGCGAGGGCAGTGATCGATGATGTGCTTGCGCCTCTGAACTTAGATGAGATTGGCAGTATCCTTCCAGCAAACTGCAGTGGGGCTGAAACATTGAACATGGCACGCTCCCTTGCCTCTGCCCGTCATGCAGGAGAGAGGCTACTGAGGTGCTGGGGCGGTGGGACAGGATGGGCCGTGGAGGACGCCAAGGACAAGATAACAAAGCTCCTGGAGGAGTACGAGAGCGGAGGTGATGTAGGGGAAGCATGCAAGTGCATCCGTGAGATGGGCATGCCTTTCTTCAACCATGAGGTGGTCAAGAAGGCGCTCGTCATGGcaatggagaagaagaaagagggcacgCTTGCTCTGCTGCACGAGTGCTTTGGCGAAGGGATCATAACCATCAACCAGATGACCAAGGGGTTCTCAAGGGTCAGGGACGGGCTTGACGATCTGGCCCTCGACATACCTGATGCCAGGGACAAGTTCCTCTCCTACGTGGAGAATGGGAAGAAGAACGGATGGCTCGTACCCTCTTTCGGCGTTGCTGCTTCGACTTGA